Within the Trichoderma breve strain T069 chromosome 3, whole genome shotgun sequence genome, the region CAAGCGCTCATATTTACTAGAAACAAGGCCAGTAGCTCTTATGTGAACTACGGTTCTACCAAGTCCAAGTATTAGATCGATTACTTTATgacaacttttttttttctctgtcgTATACATGCCGACATTCAGACGTGGAGCAATTTTTCCTCGGCCGCTCGCTTCATCATTCTTGTGTGGAACCCATGCCCTGCGGCACCGGCTTCGCGTATATGTACATTTTGGGACATTAAAATCTGTTCAAAATTATTGATTACTCTATACCGAATAATCTATTCATACAAAGTCTTTATCATTATACAATCCTAATTACATCATATCATGTCTATTGACGGCGGCGTGCAAAGCTGTCTGGGTCAGACATTGCGGCGGCAGCACGCAGGTTCAGCTTTCTCTTGCCATGATGGCCAGGTGTTCCTGTGTGTCCTTTGCTGTGTCCAATGATGGCCCATTCAGCAACGGTGGCTCCAGTGCCGTTCTTTCCTACGACGTCTGCATGATCGAGCCCTTGGTTGCCAACAATGAGCAGCGACGCATatcgagaagcagcaacaggcttTGACAGAGTGACATTAGTTGTGTTGCCAATGGGAATGGCGATGACATTCAAGTCAGTAGTCTTGATATCGTATGGATTGGACTGCTTGATGTTGGTCAAAGAGGAGACAACCTTGTAGTTCGAGTTGTGCTTCTGTGACTTCAAGACTGTAGCTGGGTCGCTGATGGCCTCGTTGTGGAAGATGACGGTGGCGTTGACGGGAGGTGCCTGTGCCCAGTCGAAATGGAAGCCCGAGACCAGAGATCCCacgtcttcttgatcaagaGAGACAGTAATAGAACTCAACTTGTCAGCAGAGGCAGGCTGCCATTTGGTAGAGGTAGCACCATCAACGGCCGCGATGGGGAATTGACCAGGAACATAGTCGTTGGGTGAGCTCGCGGCATGGCATTGCACCAAGTTGCCAGCGTACGTTTGTTGAGAGCCAATCTGCTTGTTAGGAACGACGACTGAGCCCTTGGCAGGCAAGTGATAGACCGTTGGGCTTTCTTCAGGTCCAGAGTGGATGGTAATGGTCTTGCCAGCAAAGCGTTGGTCAGCTCCATCAAGCGCAGCAACACCGCTAGCACGGCTGATAGTTGTGTGAGTATAGTTGGACCAAGCCGAGATAGGCCAGCCACGCCAGTAAAAGGTTCTGTATCTCAGATAAGGAATCTGAGGAGGCAAGTTTGGCTCAATGTGGATGAAGTCATCGGGCACCAGACGGAGACCGAGATAGCCAAAGAGAACGACCTGGTTGGCACCACCGTGGCCAGTGAGGAATGGGTAAGCCGGGTGAGTACCTCCGTTGATGCTGGAATCATCAATGATCTGCTCTGAGAGCTGGTAGAAGGGCGCGCGAACGTAGGGCTTGAACGCATATTGAGCATAGGTGTAAGCCGAGCATCCGGAGGGTGAGATTTCGTTGGCTacaatggagaagaaggcgtaGGTCATGGCAGGTCCATCTGGAGACTGCTTGTTGGCGTACTGTATAAATGTTAGCATCGTGCTCACTGATTATGGGTATTTGCTGAATCATTGAAGCTCACATAGTCGAGATCATTGAGGGCATCCTCAGTAGTGTAGTTGGTCGTGTAAGACAGAGGGAATGTGACCATAATGACATCAGCTTGCTTGACCACTGCACTGCCGTTCATAGTGGTAAACTCCAGAGTCACTCCATTTTCACGAAGAACCAAGGCATTTGATGCCATATCATTCCATGTTTTGTTCTGTTCAATGCCAAACTGCTTGCGGAACGTGTTTGCGTTCTGGAGAGTCTCTGCAATGAGAGGCATGGTGTATCCACCGGCATCGACGTGGTTCGCGTATTCGTCCTACTACATGTtagccaaagaaaaaaaatttagCGAAGGACGGGGCAAGTTACAGGATCAGTCATGTTAGTCAATGTCCAGGCCGTCTTGTTGGGTTTGAGCAGGTTGCTGTACAGCTCGGCAATGGAGTCATAGACGGGGAAGAGGTTTTCCTGGAAGTCCTTCGTATTGCCGTTCACAACCCACTGATTGACAAGAGCCAATCCGATATCTCCATTCAGATGGTACTCGTAATCCCAGCAAGGGCCGGTAGCAGTGCAGTTGCCATAACGGCCACTGGTCCACGGGAACACGGCGGCAgatgcagagaagaaagtcTCGTTCTGGGAGCCTGCGTAAGAAGTCTTGACGTTTTCCTTGGCCTGGCCGTATCTTGCCAGGCGGTAGTTTACGATCCTCTCAGCAGCTTCCGGGTGCGCCGCAAGCAAACCAGGCTGCATCCAGAGGTCAGCATCCCAGAAGACTTGTCCGGCATAAGAGTCAGAAGTCAATCCGCCGACAGAAATGCTGTCAACGTTAACTGGGGCCCCGTTGGCCGCCTTGCTACCATTCTTGCCCACTGTGTTTTGAAGCAGGTAGTAGGTGTTTACGACTGCAATAATGGCCGAATCAATGATGTAGTTGTCGTTAGGAAGCTTGCGAGTCTTGGGATCGGCGAAGCTGTCGACGGAGCTCTCAGGCATGACATTAGCCCATTCTGTGACATGAGAGTTCAGAGATTTGGAGTAGCC harbors:
- a CDS encoding glycosyl hydrolase family 65 central catalytic domain-containing protein is translated as MRSTILSGTALLPLLQLVHPAYGATSNDRVSECLGRNGDSSTGVKFSKNVYKTDFAGVTWDEDNWLLSTTELKQGAFESRGSIANGYLGINVASVGPFFELDTEENGDVISGWPLFSRRQSFATIAGFWDSQPVMNGTNFPWISQYGSDTAISGIPHWSGLILDLGGNTYLDATVDNRTISNFRSTYDYKAGVLSWSYKWTPKGNKGSFDISYRIFANKLYVNQAVVDLQVTASKNVEASIVNVLDGFAAVRTDFVESGEDGNAIFSAVRPNGVANVTAYVYADITGSGGVDLSNRKIVHNKPYVHTNASSIAQAVPVKFSAGRAVRVTKFVGGASSDAFKNPKQIAKSAAATALKNGYSKSLNSHVTEWANVMPESSVDSFADPKTRKLPNDNYIIDSAIIAVVNTYYLLQNTVGKNGSKAANGAPVNVDSISVGGLTSDSYAGQVFWDADLWMQPGLLAAHPEAAERIVNYRLARYGQAKENVKTSYAGSQNETFFSASAAVFPWTSGRYGNCTATGPCWDYEYHLNGDIGLALVNQWVVNGNTKDFQENLFPVYDSIAELYSNLLKPNKTAWTLTNMTDPDEYANHVDAGGYTMPLIAETLQNANTFRKQFGIEQNKTWNDMASNALVLRENGVTLEFTTMNGSAVVKQADVIMVTFPLSYTTNYTTEDALNDLDYYANKQSPDGPAMTYAFFSIVANEISPSGCSAYTYAQYAFKPYVRAPFYQLSEQIIDDSSINGGTHPAYPFLTGHGGANQVVLFGYLGLRLVPDDFIHIEPNLPPQIPYLRYRTFYWRGWPISAWSNYTHTTISRASGVAALDGADQRFAGKTITIHSGPEESPTVYHLPAKGSVVVPNKQIGSQQTYAGNLVQCHAASSPNDYVPGQFPIAAVDGATSTKWQPASADKLSSITVSLDQEDVGSLVSGFHFDWAQAPPVNATVIFHNEAISDPATVLKSQKHNSNYKVVSSLTNIKQSNPYDIKTTDLNVIAIPIGNTTNVTLSKPVAASRYASLLIVGNQGLDHADVVGKNGTGATVAEWAIIGHSKGHTGTPGHHGKRKLNLRAAAAMSDPDSFARRRQ